A stretch of Labilibaculum sp. DW002 DNA encodes these proteins:
- a CDS encoding sugar-binding domain-containing protein, whose product MKSRISKIHMVKLGLLLLFLIFQVGSVKSENLRSLVNLKGYWKFSIGDDPQWANPNYNDSKWQKVFVPDSWETNGFEDYNGYAWYRKTFELNQSYNREFVYLRMGKIDDVDEVFVNGKLVGASGNFPPRMKTAYDIPRMYPVPVSLLREDGKNTIAVRVYDEILDGGIISGDIGLFLDLDQIKMDVDLSGYWNFEINKTVDKGNLNCVNYRKGKIFVPGFWETRGYNDYDGKAVYTKSFSYPSDLSRDDKVLVLGVIDDEDEVYLNGDKLRVLRAKQDRRSSYANSNYATFRAYEIPDGLLNRSNGNEIEVIVTDHMGPGGIYRGPIGITNRDRAEALLQREYKDNRSNVQKFFDYWFD is encoded by the coding sequence ATGAAAAGTAGGATCTCTAAAATACATATGGTAAAGCTTGGCTTACTGCTACTGTTCTTGATTTTTCAAGTGGGTAGTGTAAAATCAGAAAACCTGAGAAGCTTGGTTAACCTAAAAGGATATTGGAAATTTTCAATTGGGGATGATCCGCAGTGGGCCAACCCCAATTATAATGATTCGAAATGGCAAAAGGTATTTGTGCCTGATAGTTGGGAAACAAATGGTTTCGAGGACTACAATGGATACGCCTGGTATCGAAAAACTTTTGAATTGAATCAATCATACAATCGTGAGTTTGTTTATTTGCGAATGGGGAAAATTGATGATGTTGATGAGGTTTTTGTGAATGGAAAATTGGTAGGCGCATCGGGGAATTTTCCTCCTCGAATGAAAACGGCTTATGATATTCCGCGAATGTACCCAGTTCCGGTAAGTTTGCTTCGGGAAGATGGCAAAAATACAATTGCAGTTCGTGTGTACGATGAAATTTTGGATGGTGGAATTATTAGTGGTGACATTGGTTTGTTTTTAGATCTCGATCAGATAAAAATGGATGTAGACTTAAGTGGCTATTGGAATTTTGAAATCAATAAAACGGTAGATAAAGGAAATTTGAATTGTGTGAATTACCGAAAAGGGAAAATATTTGTTCCTGGATTTTGGGAAACAAGAGGATACAACGACTATGATGGGAAAGCTGTTTACACAAAGAGTTTTTCTTATCCATCCGATTTAAGTCGAGATGACAAGGTTTTGGTTCTGGGTGTAATTGATGATGAAGATGAGGTATATTTGAATGGAGATAAGCTGAGAGTATTGAGAGCTAAGCAGGATCGAAGAAGTTCTTATGCGAATTCGAATTATGCTACCTTTCGTGCTTATGAAATACCAGATGGCTTACTGAATAGGTCGAATGGAAATGAGATTGAAGTTATTGTGACCGATCATATGGGACCAGGTGGAATTTATAGGGGACCTATTGGAATTACCAATAGAGACAGAGCCGAGGCATTGCTTCAAAGGGAATACAAAGACAATCGATCGAATGTGCAGAAGTTTTTTGATTATTGGTTCGATTAA
- a CDS encoding sugar-binding domain-containing protein, with the protein MEKTKGYIIVILIMLCCSGFSLNANAQDYRKVVDLNGSWKFSIGDNEKWAAADYNDSNWERIQVPSQWENQGFHGYDGFAWYRTNFNFPSSLKAQSLFLKLGTIDDVDEVYVNGKRVGRTGTFPPHFSTAYNSNRVYHVPVGYLKENNNTIAVRVYDDIGEGGIVHGDISLVVDRDAIPLDVDLQGDWKFKTGRNAHKDLGSVIDWDDILVPGHWENQGYKNYDGYACYVLDFAVSANVLAERMVLVLGKIDDLDQVYVNGVLVGQSGEFKPSTVQRYDQTYRQMRGYYLPPNLIKANEETRIVVRVYDAVEGGGIYTGSIGLITQENYIDYWNSRRRR; encoded by the coding sequence ATGGAGAAGACAAAAGGATATATAATTGTGATACTGATTATGCTATGCTGTAGTGGCTTTAGTTTGAATGCCAATGCTCAAGATTATCGGAAAGTGGTTGATTTGAATGGATCGTGGAAATTTTCGATAGGAGATAATGAAAAATGGGCAGCAGCCGATTATAATGATTCCAATTGGGAGCGAATTCAAGTGCCATCACAGTGGGAAAATCAAGGCTTTCATGGCTACGATGGTTTTGCTTGGTACCGAACCAATTTTAATTTTCCATCCTCGTTAAAAGCACAATCTTTGTTTCTTAAACTAGGTACTATTGATGATGTAGATGAAGTTTACGTTAATGGAAAAAGGGTAGGGCGTACCGGTACTTTTCCGCCTCATTTTTCAACGGCTTACAATTCTAATCGTGTGTATCATGTTCCTGTTGGCTATTTAAAAGAGAACAACAATACTATTGCTGTTCGTGTGTACGATGATATAGGAGAAGGCGGGATTGTTCATGGTGATATTTCTTTAGTAGTTGATCGCGATGCCATTCCTTTGGATGTTGATTTGCAAGGAGATTGGAAATTTAAAACAGGTCGAAATGCCCACAAAGATTTAGGGTCGGTAATTGATTGGGACGATATTTTGGTTCCTGGCCATTGGGAAAATCAAGGTTACAAGAATTACGATGGTTACGCTTGCTATGTGCTCGATTTTGCTGTAAGTGCAAATGTTCTGGCAGAAAGAATGGTTTTGGTTTTGGGCAAGATTGACGATCTTGATCAGGTATATGTGAATGGCGTTTTGGTAGGGCAATCGGGAGAATTCAAACCATCTACGGTTCAGAGATATGATCAAACTTATCGCCAGATGCGAGGCTATTATTTACCTCCTAATTTGATTAAAGCAAACGAAGAAACTCGAATTGTTGTACGTGTTTACGACGCAGTAGAGGGTGGAGGTATTTATACTGGGTCAATTGGCTTAATAACACAAGAAAACTACATCGATTATTGGAACAGCCGAAGAAGAAGATGA
- a CDS encoding tetratricopeptide repeat protein: protein MRKITLLILLIGLCTICKAQTEREKAIDLKNHAVELMDNGKIDESIKILERAQQIDPDFITIPYEIAFAYQLTKEYDKSIEIAKPLLKHPDVFDLVYQLIGNSYDLKGNKAKAIKMYDKGIKKFPNSGKLHLEKGIVMASQEKWFEALDIWEQGIVADPSHSSNYYYASQVLAQTDERIWGVYYGEIFLNLEPNSQRSAQISKLLYDTYKTCFPIKNNKWGLQFSHKATNIVLGDLKDIKFSFETIHNLVMEQGYKGVEPEFTIDNLINIRKQFLEEWNAEYAERYPNLIFDYHDFLIKNKMFEPYMYWTLKGGAENEFQIWKSNNASTHSKFIEWFNNNPMSFPDDRKTNRFSY from the coding sequence ATGAGAAAAATAACCTTACTAATTCTGCTTATTGGACTTTGTACAATTTGTAAAGCTCAGACAGAAAGAGAGAAAGCGATTGACTTGAAAAATCATGCAGTTGAGTTAATGGATAATGGTAAAATAGATGAATCAATAAAGATTTTAGAACGGGCTCAACAAATTGATCCAGATTTTATTACCATTCCCTACGAAATTGCATTTGCCTATCAATTAACAAAAGAATATGATAAAAGTATAGAGATTGCTAAACCATTATTAAAACACCCCGATGTTTTTGATCTTGTTTATCAGTTGATTGGAAATTCCTATGATTTAAAAGGAAATAAAGCTAAGGCTATTAAAATGTATGATAAAGGAATCAAGAAATTTCCCAATTCCGGTAAATTACATCTTGAAAAAGGCATAGTTATGGCAAGTCAGGAGAAATGGTTTGAAGCATTAGATATTTGGGAGCAAGGGATCGTGGCTGACCCATCTCATTCATCTAATTACTATTATGCAAGTCAAGTATTAGCTCAGACGGATGAGCGGATATGGGGAGTTTATTATGGGGAAATCTTTCTCAACCTTGAGCCAAATTCGCAAAGGTCCGCTCAGATAAGCAAACTTCTATACGATACATACAAAACATGCTTTCCTATAAAAAATAATAAATGGGGATTACAATTCAGTCATAAGGCTACCAATATCGTTTTAGGTGATTTAAAGGATATAAAATTCTCCTTCGAAACGATACACAATCTTGTCATGGAGCAAGGATATAAAGGAGTCGAGCCTGAATTTACGATAGATAATTTAATTAATATTAGAAAACAATTTCTAGAAGAATGGAATGCTGAATATGCTGAAAGATATCCTAATCTTATATTTGACTATCATGACTTTTTGATTAAAAACAAAATGTTTGAGCCATATATGTATTGGACTTTAAAAGGAGGTGCTGAGAATGAATTTCAGATTTGGAAGTCAAATAATGCGAGTACTCATAGTAAATTCATAGAGTGGTTTAATAATAATCCAATGTCATTTCCGGATGATAGAAAAACAAATAGATTTAGTTATTAA
- a CDS encoding DUF4349 domain-containing protein: MKHTIFILFIALLLGSCHQSPSDKADFIADDLMMEEMIPITRQELSSPPPLPPWETKEVIKKKIIKDGRIGIEVDNLEQTKKQIDSLVVKHGGYYANERLNNSDWQISYNLKIRIPSNSFEKLIGEIETGGGEIKYKEIDARDVTDQFIDLEIRLENKKNYLKKYNDLLKQAKSVKDILEIEERIRGIEEEIESTTGRLKYLSDLVDYSTLNLEILKPKDYKYQPEKRDKFTKRLKHALSKGWFGFVDFIVFVIKIWPFWIIVGIIVYAWKKYRNRKKNKE; the protein is encoded by the coding sequence ATGAAACATACAATTTTTATTCTATTTATTGCATTACTATTAGGATCGTGTCATCAGAGCCCGTCGGATAAAGCTGATTTTATTGCAGATGATTTGATGATGGAAGAAATGATTCCGATCACAAGACAAGAACTAAGTAGTCCACCACCTTTACCTCCATGGGAGACAAAAGAAGTGATTAAGAAAAAAATCATAAAAGATGGACGGATTGGTATTGAGGTTGATAATTTAGAACAGACTAAAAAACAGATAGATTCTTTAGTGGTAAAGCATGGTGGATATTATGCGAATGAACGATTAAACAATTCGGATTGGCAAATATCCTATAATCTGAAAATAAGAATTCCGAGTAATAGCTTTGAAAAACTGATTGGTGAGATTGAGACGGGCGGTGGCGAAATAAAGTATAAGGAAATTGATGCAAGAGATGTCACAGATCAATTCATTGATTTAGAAATTAGACTTGAAAACAAAAAGAATTACTTAAAAAAGTACAATGACCTATTGAAACAGGCAAAATCAGTTAAAGATATCCTTGAAATTGAAGAAAGGATTCGAGGAATTGAAGAGGAGATTGAAAGTACAACAGGGAGGCTGAAATATTTAAGTGATTTAGTAGATTATAGCACACTCAATTTAGAAATATTAAAGCCTAAGGATTATAAATACCAACCCGAAAAACGTGATAAATTTACAAAACGACTAAAGCATGCGCTTTCAAAAGGTTGGTTTGGATTTGTGGATTTTATTGTGTTTGTGATTAAAATTTGGCCTTTCTGGATAATTGTAGGAATTATAGTTTACGCTTGGAAAAAATATAGAAATCGAAAAAAGAATAAGGAATAA
- a CDS encoding site-2 protease family protein, with the protein MKSNEELIEISEKSSNEIESEGITAAEIEIRKRIKGGLFTIANESEFPEKPILDEQKQSYKKSLMSAVVFIAAFYFIFKWELDYIFILTGILLIHELGHLLAMKAYNYKDLNMFFIPLLGAAASGTKKEVSQKQKVWISMAGPLPGIIIGSFIYANGYASESEMYMRIGNIFIYLNLFNLLPIMPLDGGRILKDLFFHKKEKISIIFLWVSIACLIIIAIKMEAFMLLLIPVFLFTQINVQSEYSKMRKLFVKKGFDINKGYDDLSKKEYWLFRDELAINMKMIAKMIEPKRYVVTANEKNVINALNNILQKDPLKDIGIGGKIAFIFLWITAFLLPFIVLVVYYLMGLIAF; encoded by the coding sequence ATGAAATCTAACGAAGAGCTCATAGAGATTTCTGAAAAATCATCTAATGAAATAGAAAGTGAAGGAATTACTGCAGCTGAAATTGAGATTCGAAAAAGAATAAAAGGTGGACTTTTTACGATAGCCAACGAGTCAGAGTTTCCAGAAAAGCCAATTCTAGATGAGCAAAAGCAATCTTATAAAAAATCACTTATGAGTGCTGTTGTTTTTATAGCTGCATTCTACTTCATTTTTAAATGGGAATTAGATTACATTTTTATTTTAACTGGAATATTACTTATTCATGAATTGGGTCATTTATTAGCAATGAAGGCTTATAATTACAAGGACTTAAATATGTTTTTTATTCCGTTGCTTGGAGCTGCTGCCTCTGGAACAAAAAAAGAGGTTAGTCAAAAACAGAAAGTATGGATTTCAATGGCAGGACCTTTACCTGGGATTATCATTGGTTCTTTTATCTATGCAAATGGTTATGCCTCTGAGAGTGAGATGTACATGAGAATTGGAAATATTTTCATCTATTTAAACCTCTTCAACCTTCTTCCCATAATGCCATTAGACGGAGGGCGAATACTTAAAGACTTGTTTTTTCATAAAAAAGAAAAAATAAGCATCATCTTCTTATGGGTGTCAATTGCATGTTTGATTATCATAGCGATAAAAATGGAAGCCTTTATGCTTTTATTAATTCCTGTGTTTCTTTTTACTCAAATAAATGTTCAATCGGAATATTCTAAAATGAGAAAGCTATTTGTAAAAAAGGGCTTCGATATTAACAAAGGCTATGATGATCTAAGTAAAAAAGAGTACTGGTTATTCCGAGATGAACTTGCGATAAACATGAAGATGATCGCCAAAATGATAGAACCTAAAAGATATGTTGTAACAGCTAATGAAAAAAATGTAATTAATGCTCTTAATAATATTCTACAAAAGGATCCATTAAAGGATATCGGGATTGGTGGGAAAATAGCTTTCATATTCTTATGGATTACTGCATTTCTATTGCCGTTTATAGTATTAGTAGTTTATTATTTAATGGGATTAATAGCGTTTTAG